In Aphanothece sacrum FPU1, a single genomic region encodes these proteins:
- a CDS encoding ATP-binding protein: MSVLKQISFKVESDLKALDQVLCYFDGINQPWIPKKDWLQCQLALAEGFTNAVRHAHKNLSQEISIEIEICLKSDSLEIRIWDFGSPFDLEGFLEANGSQDNRFAGHGQGLLILQKIAAYLSYCRTDDNRNCLLIIKDLSANNT; the protein is encoded by the coding sequence TTGAGTGTCCTCAAACAGATATCGTTCAAAGTAGAAAGTGACCTAAAAGCATTAGACCAAGTTTTGTGTTACTTTGACGGGATCAATCAACCCTGGATTCCTAAAAAGGATTGGTTACAGTGTCAGTTAGCTTTAGCTGAAGGCTTTACCAATGCTGTTCGTCACGCTCACAAAAATCTTTCTCAGGAAATTTCCATTGAAATAGAGATTTGCTTGAAGTCAGACAGTTTAGAAATCCGAATCTGGGATTTTGGGTCTCCCTTCGATCTCGAAGGCTTTCTTGAAGCCAATGGAAGCCAAGATAATCGCTTTGCCGGTCATGGTCAAGGCCTTCTTATCTTACAAAAAATAGCAGCCTACTTAAGTTATTGTCGCACTGATGATAATCGTAATTGTTTGCTGATTATTAAAGATCTATCGGCCAACAATACATAA
- the moaC gene encoding cyclic pyranopterin monophosphate synthase MoaC — MSNNSKSKLSHINAQGEAQMVDVSSKIATHRQAIAAGQVRMLPATFKAIEAGNNPKGDVLGTAKLAGIMAAKQTANLIPLCHPLPLHKIEVTLTPDENLPGYQIQATVITKAETGVEMEALTAVSVAALTLYDMAKALEKSLQIENIRLISKTGGKSGDYQII, encoded by the coding sequence ATGTCTAATAACTCTAAATCTAAATTATCTCATATTAATGCTCAAGGAGAGGCACAAATGGTTGATGTCTCTTCAAAAATAGCAACCCATCGTCAAGCAATTGCCGCCGGACAAGTTAGAATGTTACCAGCAACTTTTAAAGCGATAGAAGCAGGAAATAACCCCAAAGGTGATGTATTAGGAACAGCGAAATTAGCGGGAATAATGGCAGCAAAACAGACAGCTAATTTGATTCCTTTGTGTCATCCTTTACCTCTTCATAAAATCGAAGTAACATTAACCCCTGATGAAAATTTACCAGGGTATCAAATTCAAGCAACCGTTATTACTAAAGCAGAAACAGGAGTAGAAATGGAAGCTTTAACTGCGGTTTCTGTGGCAGCTTTAACCCTTTATGATATGGCTAAAGCTTTAGAAAAATCTCTACAGATTGAAAACATTCGTTTAATCAGTAAAACGGGAGGAAAATCAGGAGATTATCAGATAATATAA
- a CDS encoding PP2C family protein-serine/threonine phosphatase, translated as MVQILLIDDDRTIRMLLERTLKRSGYDVICASKGEEGLNKARELQPALIICDWVMPGISGLEVCRQVKSIPELATTFFVLLTSLGSVEDRVNGLDAGADDFLCKPIEMNELIARVRAGLRLHQLSQDLKEQKQLLETELAEAADYVSSILPEPVTDEFVKIESRFIPSSQLGGDGFDYFWLDEYHLVVYLLDVSGHGLRAALPSISVINLLRSRGLNRVDYYRPSEVLRGLNEAFQMSDRNDKYFTIWYGVYNRQTQVLLYSSAGHPPAILLTKNVDNILTVNYLKTPGFPIGMFPDTTYINAELSLNCLSRLYIFSDGIYEIEKADGTVLGLPDFIGILKDYQQENQGNLEKLLLSLSSHHQKAQFDDDLSIIQIDFSAS; from the coding sequence ATGGTTCAAATTCTGCTGATTGATGATGATCGTACCATTCGGATGTTATTAGAGCGTACCTTAAAGCGCAGTGGCTATGATGTCATCTGTGCTAGTAAGGGGGAGGAGGGCTTAAATAAAGCGAGGGAATTACAACCTGCTTTAATTATCTGCGATTGGGTCATGCCTGGAATCAGTGGCTTAGAAGTTTGTCGTCAAGTTAAAAGTATCCCAGAATTAGCTACTACTTTTTTTGTTTTATTAACCTCTTTAGGATCAGTGGAAGATCGGGTTAATGGTTTAGATGCGGGGGCCGATGATTTTTTATGTAAACCCATTGAAATGAATGAGTTAATTGCTAGAGTCAGAGCGGGGTTACGACTTCATCAATTAAGTCAAGATTTAAAAGAACAAAAGCAACTTTTAGAAACTGAATTAGCTGAAGCGGCTGATTATGTTAGCTCTATTTTACCGGAACCTGTAACGGATGAATTTGTTAAAATTGAGTCCCGTTTTATCCCATCAAGTCAACTGGGTGGCGATGGATTTGATTATTTTTGGTTAGATGAATATCACTTAGTGGTTTATTTATTGGATGTATCAGGACATGGACTTAGAGCAGCTTTACCTTCTATTTCTGTAATTAATTTACTTCGTTCTAGGGGTTTAAATAGAGTTGATTATTATCGTCCTAGTGAAGTTTTAAGAGGTCTTAATGAAGCTTTTCAAATGAGCGATCGCAATGACAAATATTTTACTATTTGGTACGGTGTTTATAATCGTCAAACTCAGGTTCTTCTTTATTCTAGTGCTGGTCATCCTCCGGCTATTTTATTAACAAAAAATGTAGACAATATTTTGACTGTCAATTATCTTAAAACCCCTGGATTTCCTATCGGGATGTTTCCTGATACTACTTATATTAATGCTGAGTTATCTCTTAATTGTTTGTCGAGACTTTATATCTTTAGTGATGGCATTTATGAGATTGAAAAAGCCGATGGAACTGTCTTAGGACTCCCTGACTTCATTGGAATTCTTAAAGATTATCAACAAGAAAATCAAGGAAATTTAGAAAAACTTTTACTTTCCCTAAGTTCCCACCATCAAAAAGCTCAATTTGATGATGATTTATCGATTATTCAAATTGATTTTTCTGCTTCTTAA
- a CDS encoding sulfurtransferase has translation MSQIPDIVSCEWLAGQLTNTQLVIVDCRFRLGEPNWGEHSYLKSHIEGSYYLHLDRDLSSSVSQHGGRHPLPDISSLADKLASMGIIAGETLVVVYDDMRFAFAARLWWLLRYLGHDHVALLDGGWPAWDSLGYPLSDQIPQAKLGKFVPQPRQDWIMDIEEVKACQNSPSTVLIDARDGDRYRGEQEPIDPIAGHIDGAINAPWKQVTNEQGYLLPLDLQQALWEDYSQASEIIVYCGSGVTACVNLFSLALVGIEGAKLYAGGWSDWCSYLT, from the coding sequence ATGTCTCAAATCCCTGATATTGTCTCTTGTGAGTGGCTTGCTGGCCAACTTACTAATACTCAACTCGTTATTGTAGATTGTCGTTTTCGCTTAGGGGAACCTAACTGGGGAGAACATAGTTATCTAAAAAGTCATATTGAGGGATCTTATTATTTGCATTTAGATCGGGATTTATCCTCCAGTGTCTCCCAACATGGGGGAAGACATCCTTTACCTGATATCTCCTCTTTAGCTGATAAATTAGCCTCTATGGGGATTATCGCCGGAGAAACCTTAGTAGTAGTTTACGATGATATGCGCTTTGCTTTTGCCGCCCGTCTGTGGTGGTTATTACGTTATTTGGGACACGATCACGTAGCTTTACTTGATGGGGGTTGGCCTGCTTGGGATAGCCTTGGTTATCCCCTCAGTGACCAAATACCGCAGGCTAAGTTAGGAAAATTTGTGCCTCAACCTCGTCAAGATTGGATTATGGATATTGAAGAGGTAAAGGCCTGTCAAAACTCCCCCTCAACCGTTTTAATTGATGCTCGTGACGGCGATCGCTATCGGGGTGAACAAGAACCCATTGATCCGATTGCTGGCCATATTGACGGGGCGATTAACGCCCCTTGGAAACAAGTTACTAACGAACAAGGTTATCTCTTACCCCTAGACTTACAACAAGCCCTCTGGGAAGATTATAGTCAAGCTTCAGAAATAATTGTTTATTGTGGGTCTGGAGTGACAGCTTGCGTAAATCTGTTCTCCTTAGCCTTAGTGGGGATTGAAGGGGCTAAACTATATGCAGGGGGTTGGAGTGATTGGTGTTCCTATCTAACTTAA
- a CDS encoding STAS domain-containing protein, which translates to MKSNLKVVQPSGIFDGTKAIQFRQEITRVVENAEIVVIDFKNVTFMDSSGLGTLVLCLKTVKAAGSKLFLCSINEQIRMLFDLTSMDKIFEIFPNREELEQKIINS; encoded by the coding sequence ATGAAATCAAACCTAAAAGTTGTTCAACCTTCGGGAATTTTTGATGGGACAAAAGCCATTCAATTCCGCCAAGAAATTACACGAGTTGTGGAAAATGCGGAAATCGTTGTCATTGATTTTAAGAATGTCACCTTTATGGATAGTTCTGGATTAGGGACATTAGTGTTATGCTTAAAGACCGTTAAAGCGGCAGGTTCTAAACTATTCCTTTGTTCCATTAATGAACAAATTCGGATGTTATTTGATTTAACTAGTATGGATAAAATCTTTGAAATCTTTCCCAATCGAGAAGAATTAGAACAGAAAATTATTAATAGTTAA
- the ald gene encoding alanine dehydrogenase has protein sequence MNIGLPKEIKDQEFRVGLTPSSVRVLTAQGHQVWVEMNAGVGAGFPDTDYEQAGAKIVSTAAQAWNQDLVVKVKEPLPQEYPLICTTKILFTYLHLAAERSLTEALLASRITAIAYETVELPDGKLPLLTPMSIIAGRLSVQFGARYLEKQQGGRGVLLGGIPGVLSGRVAILGGGVVGTEAARMAIGMGAQVQILDINVDRLAYLETLFGSRVELLYSDSAHIEKVVPAADLLIGAVLVTGKRAPTLVSRQLVAQMAPGSVIVDVAVDQGGCIETLRTTSHTNPTYIEEGVVHFGVPNMPGAVPWTATQALNHSTLPYIIKLANYGLDALEKDPALGKGLNIAQGRLVYRAVQEVFPDL, from the coding sequence ATGAATATTGGTCTTCCTAAAGAAATTAAAGATCAAGAATTTCGGGTTGGTTTGACTCCTAGTAGTGTTCGGGTACTCACCGCTCAAGGTCATCAAGTATGGGTTGAAATGAACGCGGGAGTGGGTGCGGGTTTTCCTGATACTGACTATGAACAAGCAGGAGCCAAAATAGTCTCAACTGCTGCTCAAGCTTGGAACCAAGATTTAGTTGTCAAAGTTAAAGAACCTCTACCCCAAGAATATCCCCTCATCTGCACAACTAAAATTCTCTTTACTTATCTTCATCTAGCTGCCGAACGCTCTCTTACTGAAGCTCTTTTAGCATCTCGAATAACTGCGATCGCTTACGAAACGGTAGAACTCCCTGACGGTAAACTTCCCTTACTCACCCCCATGAGTATTATTGCTGGACGCTTATCTGTCCAATTTGGGGCGAGATATTTAGAAAAACAACAAGGAGGACGGGGTGTCTTATTGGGGGGCATTCCAGGGGTTTTATCGGGTCGTGTGGCCATTTTAGGCGGGGGTGTTGTGGGAACCGAAGCAGCACGCATGGCCATCGGTATGGGAGCGCAGGTGCAAATTCTAGATATTAATGTAGATCGCTTAGCCTATTTAGAAACCCTGTTTGGCTCTAGAGTTGAACTACTTTATAGTGACTCGGCCCATATTGAGAAAGTCGTCCCGGCAGCCGATTTATTAATTGGGGCGGTGTTAGTAACGGGAAAACGGGCCCCTACCTTGGTATCACGGCAATTAGTGGCTCAAATGGCTCCTGGTTCGGTTATTGTGGATGTAGCGGTAGATCAGGGCGGCTGTATTGAGACATTACGCACGACTTCTCATACTAATCCTACTTACATCGAAGAAGGTGTCGTTCATTTTGGGGTTCCTAATATGCCAGGGGCCGTCCCTTGGACAGCTACACAAGCTTTAAATCATAGTACCTTACCCTATATTATTAAATTGGCTAATTACGGACTTGATGCGTTAGAAAAAGATCCCGCTTTAGGTAAAGGTTTAAATATCGCTCAAGGTCGTTTGGTTTATCGAGCAGTTCAAGAGGTATTTCCTGATTTATAG
- a CDS encoding lipoyl protein ligase domain-containing protein: MTKFSSTWRFIPPIEASGIIQMSIDNWLFQQQEKENHTPILRFYTWSKPTLSLGHLQKKYPDFWHHLIWQEQPLDLVRRPTGGRAVLHQDDLTYSVIIPLNYRKTLDVYQDICTFLIQGWNSLGIPLEYGLTKRGYIHNSSCFNTATVADLVTSDGSKLIGSAQRRGKCSILQHGSMILSTNKLLFEMIFNQPAPWNLTLMEQLSDNYSIEQIIDVLTEAAKQHFEIELITQPLSDEEWKEILKYQSFF; this comes from the coding sequence ATGACTAAGTTTTCATCAACTTGGCGTTTTATCCCACCAATAGAAGCATCAGGTATCATACAAATGTCTATAGATAACTGGCTATTTCAACAACAAGAAAAAGAAAATCATACTCCTATTTTACGCTTTTATACTTGGTCAAAACCAACTCTATCTTTAGGTCATCTACAAAAAAAATATCCTGATTTTTGGCATCATTTAATTTGGCAAGAACAACCTTTAGATTTAGTGCGTCGTCCCACAGGAGGAAGAGCAGTTTTACATCAAGATGATTTAACTTATAGTGTTATTATACCTCTTAATTATCGTAAAACTTTGGATGTTTATCAAGATATTTGTACCTTTTTAATACAGGGTTGGAACTCTCTAGGTATTCCCTTAGAATATGGATTAACAAAAAGGGGATATATTCATAATTCTAGTTGTTTTAATACGGCAACAGTCGCAGATTTAGTAACAAGTGATGGCAGTAAATTAATAGGTAGCGCACAAAGACGGGGAAAATGTTCAATTCTTCAACATGGTTCGATGATTTTGTCAACTAATAAATTATTGTTTGAAATGATATTTAATCAACCTGCTCCTTGGAATTTAACATTGATGGAGCAATTATCTGATAATTATTCAATTGAACAAATTATTGATGTTCTAACTGAAGCAGCAAAGCAACATTTTGAGATAGAATTGATAACACAACCTTTATCTGATGAAGAATGGAAAGAAATTCTTAAATATCAATCTTTCTTTTGA
- a CDS encoding alpha-D-glucose phosphate-specific phosphoglucomutase has translation MTICTIKTTPFSDQKPGTSGLRKSVPAFQQPHYLENFVQSIFDSLDGCEGATLVLGGDGRYYNREAIQIILKMAAANGIGCILVGCGGIFSTPAASCVIRQYNALGGIILSASHNPGGPNGDFGVKYNVSNGGPAPEKVTDAIYNRTKAITEYKILEAADINLDRPGSFKMGTMEVEVMDSVVPYVELMQTLFDFDKIKDLLSSGKFRMCMDSLHAVTGPYAHALFEKYLGAPVGTVQNGTPLEDFGGGHPDPNLVYAHDLVEVMFGDNAPDFGAASDGDGDRNMILGRNFFVTPSDSLAVLTANATLVPGYKDGLAGVARSMPTSEAPDRVAAKLGIDCYETPTGWKFFGNLLDAGKATLCGEESFGTGSNHIREKDGLWAVVFWLNILAVKGTSVEEIVRDHWQEYGRNFYSRHDYEEVPSDPANELMELLRSQLQNMPGKSYGNYEVAYSDDFSYTDPIDGSVSQKQGIRIGFTDGSRIIFRLSGTGTKGATLRLYVESYEPDASKHHVETQEALSPLIQLAEEIAHIKKFTGRDKPTVIT, from the coding sequence ATGACTATCTGTACTATAAAAACAACTCCTTTTAGTGATCAAAAACCAGGAACCTCTGGACTCCGAAAATCTGTACCAGCGTTTCAACAACCCCATTATTTAGAAAATTTTGTTCAGTCTATCTTCGACAGTCTCGACGGATGCGAAGGTGCAACTCTAGTCCTGGGGGGTGATGGTCGTTATTATAACCGCGAAGCGATTCAAATTATCCTGAAAATGGCGGCAGCTAATGGTATTGGATGCATTTTAGTCGGTTGTGGCGGTATTTTTTCCACTCCTGCGGCTTCTTGTGTTATTCGTCAATATAATGCCTTGGGTGGTATTATTTTATCTGCCAGTCATAACCCTGGTGGGCCAAACGGAGACTTTGGGGTTAAATACAATGTTAGTAATGGTGGCCCTGCTCCAGAAAAGGTGACAGATGCTATTTATAACCGTACTAAAGCTATTACAGAGTATAAAATTCTCGAAGCTGCTGATATTAATTTAGATCGTCCTGGTTCTTTTAAAATGGGAACTATGGAAGTGGAAGTTATGGACTCTGTGGTTCCTTATGTGGAATTAATGCAGACTTTATTCGATTTTGACAAAATTAAGGATCTTTTGTCTTCTGGTAAGTTTAGAATGTGTATGGACTCTCTCCATGCGGTAACGGGCCCTTATGCTCATGCTTTGTTTGAGAAATATTTAGGGGCCCCTGTGGGAACGGTACAAAATGGCACACCTTTAGAGGATTTTGGCGGTGGCCATCCTGATCCCAATTTGGTCTATGCTCATGATTTAGTGGAAGTCATGTTTGGAGACAATGCACCAGACTTTGGGGCGGCTTCTGATGGAGACGGCGATCGCAATATGATTTTGGGACGTAATTTCTTTGTGACTCCTAGTGATAGTTTAGCTGTTTTGACAGCGAATGCCACTTTAGTTCCTGGTTATAAAGATGGTTTAGCAGGTGTGGCCCGTTCTATGCCTACCAGTGAAGCACCGGATCGAGTAGCGGCTAAACTAGGTATAGATTGTTATGAAACTCCTACAGGTTGGAAGTTTTTTGGCAATTTATTAGATGCAGGGAAAGCCACTCTTTGTGGTGAGGAAAGTTTCGGTACTGGTTCAAATCATATACGAGAAAAAGATGGTCTATGGGCTGTGGTTTTTTGGCTCAATATTTTAGCTGTTAAAGGTACATCTGTTGAAGAAATTGTACGGGATCATTGGCAAGAATATGGACGTAATTTTTATTCTCGTCATGATTATGAAGAAGTGCCATCTGACCCCGCTAATGAATTAATGGAACTCTTGCGATCGCAGCTTCAAAATATGCCAGGAAAGTCCTACGGTAATTATGAAGTGGCTTATAGTGATGACTTTTCTTATACTGATCCCATAGATGGCAGTGTCAGTCAAAAACAAGGTATTCGTATCGGGTTTACTGATGGTTCTCGGATTATTTTCCGGTTATCGGGAACGGGAACAAAAGGGGCAACTTTACGGCTTTATGTGGAAAGTTATGAACCGGATGCTAGTAAACATCATGTAGAGACTCAAGAAGCTTTATCTCCCTTAATTCAATTAGCAGAAGAAATTGCTCATATTAAGAAGTTTACGGGACGGGATAAACCAACTGTGATTACATAA
- a CDS encoding LabA-like NYN domain-containing protein: MDAAHNCVCQKDRLSIFVDGNNMFYAQQKNGWFFDPRRVLEYFTNDPYVNLINAFWYTGLKDSQDQRGFRDALISLGYTVRTKILKEYYDDTSGRYSQKANLDIEIVVDMFNTVDQYDRVILFSGDGDFERAIELLRSKNTHITVVSTEGMIARELRNATDRYIDLNDIRNSIEKNDA, from the coding sequence ATGGATGCTGCCCATAATTGTGTGTGTCAGAAAGATCGTCTTTCTATATTTGTTGATGGAAATAATATGTTTTATGCTCAACAAAAAAATGGTTGGTTTTTTGATCCCAGGAGAGTTTTAGAATATTTTACTAATGATCCTTATGTCAATTTAATTAATGCTTTTTGGTATACGGGATTAAAAGATTCTCAAGATCAACGAGGTTTTCGGGATGCTCTAATTAGCTTAGGTTATACCGTAAGAACCAAAATTCTTAAAGAATATTATGATGATACATCAGGTCGCTATTCTCAAAAAGCTAATTTAGATATTGAAATTGTAGTTGATATGTTTAATACAGTGGATCAATATGATCGGGTAATTCTTTTTAGTGGTGATGGGGACTTTGAACGAGCGATCGAGTTATTACGTTCAAAAAATACTCATATTACGGTGGTTTCCACAGAAGGAATGATCGCCAGAGAATTGAGAAATGCAACTGATCGTTATATTGATCTTAATGATATTCGTAATAGTATTGAGAAAAATGATGCCTGA
- a CDS encoding Uma2 family endonuclease, with amino-acid sequence MVNLAYNKNRLLPTAEELPSSDETPVDNQLQNDIPNLLLSLLASIWANRDDWYFGVDMGVYYNPDEPAIVPDGFLAVGVKHDTGERGRLSYVLWEEQNIMPILSLEVISEKYNNEYENKLADYQALGILYYAIYNPFSGRRGRFKNRQRLEVYKLISGKYELVQAENNRVWLPEIGLAIGYEPGEHIAWVREWLYWYDILGNRYLTANERAMNAEAIAHQQRLIADQQRLIAQQERQAKEEAEQKAQRLAQRLRRLGVNPDEFS; translated from the coding sequence ATGGTTAATCTCGCTTATAACAAAAATCGTCTTCTTCCCACCGCCGAAGAATTGCCATCTTCTGACGAAACTCCAGTGGATAATCAGTTACAAAACGACATTCCTAATCTATTACTGAGCTTATTAGCTTCAATTTGGGCAAATCGTGATGATTGGTATTTCGGTGTAGATATGGGAGTTTATTACAATCCTGACGAACCTGCGATAGTTCCTGATGGCTTTTTAGCAGTCGGGGTAAAACATGATACAGGGGAAAGAGGTAGATTGAGCTATGTATTGTGGGAAGAACAGAATATTATGCCTATTTTGTCCCTAGAAGTAATTTCCGAGAAATATAATAACGAATATGAGAACAAATTAGCAGATTATCAGGCTTTAGGGATTCTTTATTACGCAATTTACAATCCCTTTAGTGGCAGAAGAGGAAGATTTAAAAATAGACAAAGATTGGAAGTTTATAAATTAATATCAGGGAAATATGAACTTGTACAGGCTGAAAATAATCGAGTTTGGTTGCCAGAAATTGGATTAGCGATCGGTTATGAACCCGGAGAACATATTGCTTGGGTTCGGGAATGGCTTTATTGGTATGATATATTGGGAAATCGTTATCTGACGGCTAATGAAAGAGCGATGAATGCAGAGGCGATCGCTCATCAACAACGTCTGATCGCTGATCAACAACGTCTGATCGCTCAACAAGAACGTCAGGCTAAAGAAGAAGCCGAACAAAAAGCACAACGACTGGCTCAAAGACTTAGAAGGCTTGGCGTTAACCCCGATGAATTTTCTTAA
- the ftsH gene encoding ATP-dependent zinc metalloprotease FtsH, translating into MNINQSTIQPRYPKKTRQKWGQLVTSWMLLQSLLIITPAWGQTQKETLDYSQLLQKIQAGKVSQVEIDPRQKIAKVTFKNQGQKDSPQIVPIFKNNPELIAKLRNNNVQFDFRPSADHSAAIGLIINVFILLMLLSFVIAIIRRSANASGQAMNFGKSRARFQMEAKTGITFGEVAGIDEAKEELQEVVTFLKQPEKFTAIGAKIPKGVLLVGPPGTGKTLLAKAIAGEAGVPFFSISGSEFVEMFVGVGASRVRDLFKKAKENAPCLIFIDEIDAVGRQRGVGYGGGNDEREQTLNQLLTEMDGFEGNTGIIVIAATNRPDVLDMALLRPGRFDRQVIVDYPDLKGRHGILEVHSRNKKVAEDVSLEAIARRTPGFTGADLANLLNEAAIFTARRRKEAITTLEINDAIDRVVAGMEGTPLVDSKSKRLIAYHEIGHALVGTLCAGHYPVDKVTLIPRGKAMGLTWFVPDEEYGLDSRNQLLARIAGLLGGRAAEELIFGQDEVTTGAGNDIEKVTSLARQMVTRFGMSELGLLALENDNSNGYSGYDGSQKPECSQELAAAIDHQVRSIVEYCHDKAQTIIQENRAAIDRLVDILIDQETIEGEEFRQLVEKFSESCDPVLPVSLNLIKS; encoded by the coding sequence ATGAACATCAACCAATCTACTATTCAACCCCGTTACCCCAAAAAAACACGACAAAAATGGGGTCAGTTAGTCACCAGTTGGATGCTGCTTCAATCCTTACTCATAATTACCCCTGCTTGGGGACAAACCCAAAAAGAAACCCTAGACTACAGTCAGCTATTACAAAAAATTCAAGCAGGGAAAGTCTCTCAAGTTGAAATTGACCCCAGACAAAAAATTGCTAAAGTCACTTTCAAAAATCAAGGCCAGAAGGACTCCCCCCAAATCGTTCCTATCTTCAAAAATAACCCGGAACTGATTGCTAAATTAAGAAATAACAACGTTCAATTTGATTTTCGCCCTTCTGCCGATCATTCTGCCGCCATTGGGCTAATTATCAATGTTTTTATCTTATTGATGTTACTATCCTTTGTCATAGCCATTATCCGACGTTCCGCCAACGCTTCAGGCCAAGCCATGAACTTTGGTAAATCTCGGGCCCGTTTCCAAATGGAAGCCAAAACAGGTATTACCTTTGGAGAAGTGGCAGGTATTGACGAAGCTAAAGAAGAATTACAAGAAGTCGTTACATTTCTTAAACAACCAGAAAAATTTACCGCCATCGGGGCTAAAATTCCCAAAGGAGTCCTATTAGTGGGGCCCCCCGGAACCGGAAAAACTCTCTTAGCTAAAGCGATCGCCGGAGAAGCAGGAGTTCCCTTTTTTAGCATTTCTGGTTCAGAATTTGTGGAAATGTTCGTCGGGGTTGGGGCATCTCGTGTCAGAGATTTATTCAAAAAAGCCAAAGAAAACGCCCCTTGTCTGATTTTTATCGATGAAATTGACGCAGTTGGGCGACAACGAGGAGTCGGTTATGGGGGAGGAAACGACGAACGAGAACAAACCCTCAACCAATTATTAACAGAAATGGACGGATTTGAGGGAAATACGGGCATTATTGTCATTGCGGCTACCAACCGCCCCGATGTCCTCGATATGGCTTTATTACGACCCGGACGATTTGACCGACAAGTAATAGTAGACTATCCTGATCTCAAAGGCAGACACGGAATATTGGAAGTCCACTCCCGCAATAAAAAAGTGGCCGAGGATGTCTCCTTAGAAGCGATAGCCCGTCGGACTCCTGGGTTTACGGGGGCAGATTTAGCCAACCTTCTCAACGAAGCAGCGATTTTTACGGCCCGAAGACGCAAAGAAGCCATTACCACCCTGGAAATTAACGATGCTATTGATCGGGTGGTGGCCGGAATGGAAGGAACTCCTCTAGTGGATAGTAAAAGTAAGCGACTGATTGCTTATCATGAGATTGGTCATGCTTTAGTAGGAACCCTATGTGCGGGTCATTATCCGGTGGATAAAGTTACCTTAATTCCCAGAGGAAAGGCCATGGGGTTAACTTGGTTTGTCCCAGATGAGGAATATGGGTTAGATAGTCGTAACCAATTATTAGCCAGAATTGCCGGATTATTGGGAGGAAGGGCCGCCGAAGAATTGATTTTTGGTCAAGATGAAGTGACAACCGGGGCCGGTAATGATATTGAAAAAGTCACAAGTTTAGCCCGACAAATGGTAACTCGTTTTGGTATGTCAGAACTAGGATTATTGGCCCTAGAGAACGACAATAGTAACGGATATTCGGGATATGACGGCAGTCAAAAACCAGAGTGTTCTCAAGAACTTGCCGCAGCAATCGATCATCAGGTACGATCTATCGTTGAGTATTGTCATGATAAAGCCCAAACAATTATTCAGGAAAACCGTGCAGCTATTGATCGTCTAGTGGATATTTTAATTGATCAAGAAACCATTGAAGGAGAGGAGTTCCGTCAACTGGTAGAAAAATTCAGTGAATCTTGTGATCCCGTTTTACCTGTTTCTCTTAACCTAATTAAAAGTTAA